One genomic window of Luteitalea pratensis includes the following:
- the tsaB gene encoding tRNA (adenosine(37)-N6)-threonylcarbamoyltransferase complex dimerization subunit type 1 TsaB, with product MLVLALDSSTRTGSIALARDGHVLASRIGDAAVRQAVRLPGDVVALLSSHGHGLADVDLFAAAAGPGGFTGLRVGLATIQGLAMALDRRVFVASTLDLLALAGHAAAPHTRWIGVWMHGMRGEVFTALYQPSAVGAGVVPVVPAFVGTPDEAADTWAGVGPDNRIAVIGDAWPEASAALLARFGDALEPVVAPPLAEVLAIEAGHRIAEAVVPAAVRPAYVRRPDAVLTRLQAGLPVTGDVG from the coding sequence ATGCTCGTCCTCGCCCTCGATTCCTCCACGCGCACTGGCAGTATCGCGCTTGCACGCGACGGCCACGTGCTCGCGTCACGCATCGGCGACGCGGCCGTCAGGCAAGCGGTGCGCCTCCCAGGCGACGTCGTGGCGCTGCTCTCGTCGCATGGCCACGGCCTGGCCGACGTCGACCTGTTCGCAGCCGCCGCCGGCCCCGGCGGCTTCACAGGCCTGCGTGTAGGCCTGGCGACGATCCAGGGCCTGGCTATGGCCCTCGATCGTCGCGTTTTCGTCGCATCGACGCTGGACCTTTTGGCACTGGCCGGCCATGCTGCGGCACCGCATACGCGCTGGATCGGCGTCTGGATGCACGGCATGCGAGGCGAGGTCTTCACCGCTCTGTACCAGCCGTCGGCCGTGGGCGCAGGCGTGGTGCCGGTAGTGCCCGCGTTTGTGGGCACGCCCGACGAAGCGGCCGACACGTGGGCCGGGGTCGGGCCCGACAATCGCATTGCCGTGATAGGCGACGCGTGGCCCGAGGCCTCTGCCGCGCTTCTCGCCCGCTTCGGCGACGCCCTGGAACCGGTCGTTGCGCCGCCCCTCGCCGAGGTCCTGGCCATCGAGGCCGGTCATCGCATCGCCGAGGCCGTCGTGCCCGCGGCCGTCAGGCCGGCCTACGTCCGGCGACCCGACGCCGTGCTGACCCGGCTGCAAGCCGGTCTGCCGGTGACCGGCGACGTCGGATGA